In Williamwhitmania sp., a genomic segment contains:
- the arcC gene encoding carbamate kinase gives MNKLAVVALGGNALLRGNQMGTIDEQEQNTEDTLENLVYLIKEGYSLVIGHGNGPQVGNILMRNDAGEQTYGIPQMPLDVCVADSQGGIGYMIERMLRNVLHKHGIEKEVVCLVTSVVVDKDDTAFKNPTKRVGKSYTKGQADALAKEKGWIFKEEVKDTVSGWRRVVPSPRPIKIMNETIIEELAREGVIVIAAGGGGVPVYIDEKGNVRPSEAVIDKDSASALLAARIKADEFYILTDVPYVYINYKKPGEKKIEFLDKADTEKYLAEGMFGEGNMAPKIRACLQFIEQGGSMSVITEATKLEDMSYGTKITMQYEN, from the coding sequence ATGAATAAATTAGCAGTTGTAGCGTTAGGTGGAAATGCGCTGCTTCGCGGAAACCAAATGGGAACCATTGACGAGCAGGAGCAGAACACAGAGGATACGCTTGAAAATCTTGTATACTTAATCAAAGAGGGATACAGCTTAGTGATTGGCCATGGCAATGGCCCACAGGTTGGAAACATCCTTATGCGTAATGATGCCGGTGAACAAACGTATGGAATTCCGCAAATGCCATTAGATGTGTGCGTTGCCGACTCCCAAGGTGGTATTGGCTACATGATTGAGCGAATGCTACGCAACGTATTGCACAAGCATGGCATTGAAAAGGAGGTAGTATGCCTTGTAACCTCAGTTGTGGTAGACAAGGATGATACAGCCTTCAAAAATCCTACTAAACGAGTTGGAAAAAGCTACACTAAGGGGCAAGCCGATGCATTGGCAAAGGAAAAAGGATGGATTTTTAAGGAGGAGGTTAAGGATACCGTTAGTGGCTGGCGTCGGGTAGTACCGTCCCCTCGGCCAATAAAAATAATGAATGAAACAATAATCGAAGAACTTGCTAGAGAAGGGGTGATAGTTATTGCCGCTGGCGGTGGTGGAGTTCCTGTGTACATTGACGAAAAGGGGAATGTTAGACCATCAGAGGCCGTAATCGATAAGGATTCAGCATCGGCATTGCTTGCTGCTAGGATTAAAGCTGATGAATTCTATATACTCACTGATGTGCCGTATGTGTATATTAACTATAAAAAGCCTGGGGAGAAAAAGATAGAGTTTTTAGATAAGGCAGACACCGAAAAATACCTTGCTGAAGGTATGTTTGGTGAGGGTAACATGGCGCCCAAGATTAGGGCTTGTCTTCAATTCATTGAGCAGGGTGGTTCAATGAGTGTTATTACGGAGGCCACAAAACTTGAGGACATGTCGTATGGCACCAAAATCACCATGCAATACGAAAACTAA